The following are encoded together in the Leptospira stimsonii genome:
- a CDS encoding TonB-dependent receptor plug domain-containing protein produces the protein METDSLLIHIMSLIRKLFKHSGISFLFLILFLFPLQAQDDKTKKETSVPEKDSPNTTNVKTDTNSSDSQKENVQDDSQIVVTGSRGERRLKDSTVATEVISRKKIEASGARNAAEVLETQLGIDVVPFFGGSRVRMLGMDSQYVLILIDGERISGRLNNAVDLSRFKVQNLERIEIVKGASSALYGADAIGGVINLITKEGDKKLSYEMRTTYGNGNRKNFNTEGEFNTTANLGFRNELVSGNVSAGYNKNPGYRLVPDSQATTGNAYQDLNTGMNLIFNPDGKFKAKTRILYQHRDQNGVDVTQSKAVFDRNNKTHDFLATGALEYGFGRKNLISFRGNISKWENKYYNNQRGSDELDVKQLNAELTSQGTVQLDWEAAERHFITAGVESFANELESDRLQNRFVYRTRRAAFIQNEWTVSRSPRIRIVPGVRYDDDSQFGNQTTPKLAARYDILQNLVWRASYGRGFRPPSFQELYLRFENPAVGYVVDGNPNLKPEKSITVNSDLEYSPFSFLTFSLSLYRNDVINLIQYKFDSNQGREYSQFQLQNIAKAYTRGGELGVQYRFLKHYTLELGYNQTDTRDLTTDRPLEGRALHQVSANFIYNSPGGFQFNLRGKHLDKRPFYSSTSSLSAAGQDFIPTEVKLNENPPVTYGKPFTIINIRMEQKFFEKHFALFFGVDNLLNEYELAYNPTRPRFFYGGFSAQF, from the coding sequence ATGGAAACAGATTCCTTACTGATCCACATCATGTCCTTGATCCGCAAACTTTTTAAACACAGTGGAATATCTTTTTTGTTCCTAATTCTTTTTTTATTTCCTCTTCAAGCGCAAGACGACAAAACGAAAAAAGAAACTTCCGTTCCTGAGAAAGATTCACCGAACACGACCAATGTGAAAACCGATACGAACAGTTCGGATTCTCAAAAGGAAAACGTACAGGACGACTCTCAAATCGTCGTCACAGGTTCTCGGGGCGAAAGAAGACTCAAGGATTCTACCGTTGCGACGGAAGTGATCTCTCGTAAAAAGATCGAAGCGAGCGGCGCGAGAAACGCCGCTGAGGTTTTAGAAACTCAACTGGGAATCGACGTGGTTCCCTTTTTCGGAGGATCTCGGGTTCGAATGTTGGGCATGGATTCACAGTATGTCCTGATTCTTATCGACGGAGAAAGAATTTCGGGAAGACTCAACAACGCAGTCGACCTGAGCCGTTTTAAAGTCCAGAACTTGGAAAGAATCGAAATCGTAAAGGGCGCGTCATCCGCTCTTTACGGAGCCGATGCGATCGGAGGAGTCATCAATCTCATCACAAAAGAAGGCGACAAAAAACTCAGCTATGAGATGAGAACGACCTACGGAAACGGAAATCGAAAGAACTTCAATACCGAAGGAGAATTCAATACGACCGCTAATTTGGGTTTTCGAAACGAGCTCGTTAGCGGAAACGTTTCCGCCGGTTACAACAAAAACCCCGGTTATCGTTTGGTTCCCGATTCTCAAGCGACGACCGGAAACGCGTATCAAGATTTGAACACGGGCATGAATCTTATCTTCAATCCGGACGGAAAGTTCAAAGCGAAAACAAGGATCCTCTATCAACATCGAGATCAAAACGGAGTCGACGTCACCCAGTCCAAAGCGGTCTTTGATCGCAACAACAAGACCCACGACTTTCTCGCGACGGGCGCCTTGGAATACGGATTCGGTAGAAAGAATCTAATTTCTTTCCGAGGAAATATTTCGAAATGGGAAAACAAATACTATAACAATCAGAGAGGCTCGGACGAGCTGGACGTAAAACAGCTCAACGCGGAATTGACTTCGCAAGGAACCGTTCAACTCGACTGGGAAGCCGCGGAAAGACATTTTATTACCGCAGGTGTGGAATCCTTTGCGAACGAGTTGGAATCCGATCGTTTGCAGAATCGGTTTGTCTATCGTACACGAAGAGCCGCCTTCATTCAGAACGAATGGACCGTTTCCCGTTCTCCCAGAATTCGAATCGTTCCCGGGGTTCGATACGATGACGATTCTCAGTTCGGAAATCAGACGACACCAAAACTCGCCGCACGTTATGACATTCTTCAAAACTTAGTATGGAGGGCGAGTTATGGAAGAGGCTTTCGTCCTCCGAGCTTCCAAGAATTATATCTTCGTTTTGAAAACCCCGCCGTGGGTTACGTGGTCGACGGAAATCCGAATCTCAAACCGGAGAAATCGATCACGGTCAATTCCGATCTCGAATACAGTCCTTTTTCTTTTCTCACATTCTCCTTGAGTTTGTATCGAAACGACGTCATCAATCTGATCCAATATAAGTTCGATTCCAATCAGGGAAGGGAATATTCTCAGTTTCAATTACAGAATATCGCGAAAGCATATACGCGAGGTGGAGAACTCGGAGTCCAATATCGTTTTCTAAAACACTACACTCTGGAACTCGGCTACAATCAAACCGATACGAGAGATCTGACAACGGATCGTCCGCTGGAAGGAAGGGCGCTTCATCAAGTCTCGGCGAATTTTATCTACAATTCGCCCGGAGGTTTTCAATTCAATCTTCGGGGAAAACACTTAGACAAACGACCGTTTTACAGTTCGACGAGCAGTCTTTCCGCGGCGGGGCAAGATTTTATTCCTACGGAAGTGAAGTTGAACGAAAACCCGCCCGTAACATACGGAAAGCCCTTTACGATCATCAATATAAGAATGGAACAGAAATTTTTCGAGAAACACTTCGCTTTGTTCTTCGGTGTGGACAATCTTTTGAACGAATACGAACTCGCTTACAATCCCACAAGACCGAGATTTTTCTACGGCGGATTTTCAGCGCAATTTTAA
- a CDS encoding HmuY family protein has translation MKRISNFKPLWKQICLRFGILLFVSCARQHPAIDENELAFRQSLLALQKQLEDAATSKILSTESNGDGSYTTKVRAASYDVWIKFNFANLAQASVPDSAGGWDVGFQRFKLQTNSGATNPSGSGGACMTNPVLTDFNVASVSSSTALGCANANFSVDTNVSELASGGVQTNYVGSDVLNKWFNYTLAFLQPNYKIFVIRSSTGNQYFLFQVTGYYSSEGTAAYPTVRWKQIPY, from the coding sequence ATGAAAAGAATCTCGAACTTCAAACCTCTTTGGAAACAAATCTGTCTGAGGTTCGGGATTCTTCTTTTTGTTTCCTGCGCAAGACAGCATCCTGCCATCGACGAAAACGAACTCGCTTTCAGGCAATCCTTGTTGGCTCTCCAAAAACAATTGGAAGACGCGGCGACTTCCAAAATTCTTTCTACGGAATCCAACGGAGACGGTTCTTATACCACTAAGGTGAGAGCGGCTTCGTATGACGTGTGGATCAAATTTAATTTTGCAAACTTAGCGCAGGCGTCCGTTCCCGATTCCGCGGGCGGTTGGGATGTCGGATTTCAGAGATTCAAACTTCAGACGAACAGCGGCGCGACGAATCCTTCGGGAAGCGGCGGCGCTTGTATGACCAATCCAGTGCTTACGGATTTTAACGTAGCCTCGGTAAGTTCTTCGACGGCTTTGGGTTGTGCAAACGCGAATTTTTCAGTAGACACGAACGTCTCCGAGCTCGCTTCCGGTGGAGTTCAGACCAATTACGTGGGAAGCGACGTCCTCAACAAATGGTTCAACTATACTCTCGCATTTTTACAACCGAACTATAAGATTTTTGTAATACGATCCAGCACGGGAAACCAATACTTTCTTTTCCAAGTCACCGGCTATTATAGCTCCGAAGGGACCGCCGCTTACCCGACCGTTCGATGGAAACAGATTCCTTACTGA
- a CDS encoding LIC20153 family lipoprotein — protein MKTIQKIAKTTVIFGLILGSLAHCKKDDKEDVDPATLLLLGLASNGYNCSATVGGRVAGLPAMTATTSVQTLVYGKVPFVNHSIAAVKFSNVKAGDQITFRGRNVADFDEGTAGNTNAPLVYNTASCPLLDSAYDSTRSTYTTPSEGQYGSAAGDGPYVYTLNATKGGDYYFVFYLASRTAEPPTTTFQITLKN, from the coding sequence ATGAAAACCATCCAAAAGATTGCAAAAACGACAGTTATTTTCGGCCTTATCCTAGGCTCCCTCGCTCATTGTAAGAAAGACGACAAAGAGGACGTTGATCCGGCTACACTTCTGCTCTTGGGACTTGCCTCCAACGGCTACAATTGCTCTGCAACCGTCGGGGGAAGAGTGGCGGGTCTTCCGGCAATGACCGCGACCACTTCGGTCCAAACTCTTGTCTACGGAAAGGTTCCCTTTGTGAATCATTCGATCGCGGCGGTCAAATTTTCCAACGTAAAAGCGGGAGATCAGATCACGTTCCGGGGAAGAAACGTAGCGGACTTTGACGAAGGAACGGCTGGAAACACCAACGCCCCTCTTGTCTATAACACGGCTTCCTGCCCATTACTGGATTCCGCGTATGATTCTACACGTTCCACTTATACGACTCCGAGTGAAGGGCAATACGGCTCTGCGGCGGGAGACGGGCCTTACGTCTACACGCTCAACGCGACCAAAGGCGGAGATTACTACTTCGTTTTCTATTTGGCGAGTAGAACCGCGGAACCTCCGACGACTACGTTTCAAATCACCCTTAAGAACTAA
- a CDS encoding leucine-rich repeat domain-containing protein: MVSLSLNPVLNRLRMTPRNLIFSVQSILFLLILTLSLSCAILDKNPISGAIPVFSREGKILRYYPYQVRWIGFDESEFPDTARLSEFRNLVSLEILHPEFENLEELSALKTVGFLNVNGTKVKDLRPLSKLPLLHSLYLNETSVDETDLAGYSGVGALTKLGLYKTKIRNLSFIGQECKLRQLDIRGTEVSSLEPIAGCKNLLELRIGNTKIKEIKYIYEMTDLRYLEWSGLDISKEELDWIRIQLPYLKLVPIYSSNL; this comes from the coding sequence TTGGTTTCTCTTTCTTTGAACCCGGTTCTCAATCGTCTTAGAATGACTCCGAGGAATTTGATTTTTAGCGTTCAATCCATTCTATTTTTGCTCATTCTTACGCTTTCTCTCTCTTGTGCGATTTTAGATAAGAATCCGATTTCCGGAGCGATTCCTGTTTTTTCGAGAGAAGGGAAAATTCTTCGATATTATCCCTATCAGGTTCGTTGGATCGGTTTTGACGAAAGTGAATTTCCGGACACGGCGCGTCTGAGTGAATTTCGAAATTTGGTTTCTCTGGAAATTTTGCATCCGGAGTTCGAAAATTTGGAAGAATTGAGCGCTTTGAAAACGGTCGGATTTTTGAACGTCAACGGGACCAAGGTAAAGGATCTGCGCCCACTTTCCAAACTCCCCCTCCTCCATAGCCTTTATTTGAACGAAACTTCCGTGGATGAAACGGATCTTGCCGGATATTCCGGTGTAGGAGCTCTAACAAAATTGGGTTTGTATAAAACCAAGATCAGGAATCTTTCCTTTATCGGTCAGGAATGTAAACTCAGGCAATTGGATATCCGCGGAACGGAAGTCTCTTCTCTGGAGCCGATCGCGGGGTGTAAGAATCTTCTCGAGCTCAGGATCGGAAACACAAAGATCAAAGAAATTAAGTATATCTACGAAATGACCGACCTTCGTTATCTCGAATGGTCCGGTTTGGATATTTCTAAAGAAGAATTGGACTGGATTCGGATTCAACTTCCTTATCTAAAGCTGGTTCCGATCTATTCCAGTAATTTATAA